The following proteins are encoded in a genomic region of Nicotiana sylvestris chromosome 4, ASM39365v2, whole genome shotgun sequence:
- the LOC138889918 gene encoding uncharacterized protein translates to MRRYLDKIQVALRCFKDWTLVHVPREQNSKADTLARLGSSLEEEDLLPGAVVQLFKSVVEEGHAEINSTSLTWDWRNNYIDYLKDGKLPTYQKESRALQTKAAWLSLDENETLYRRTFNGSLAVCLGPDDTDYVLREIHEGTCGNYSGTNSLVRKVIRAGY, encoded by the coding sequence ATGCGGAGAtacttggacaaaatccaagtcGCACTGCGTTGCTTCAAAGAttggaccttagtccatgtacctcgagagcagaacAGCAAGGCCGATACCCTCGCGAGGCTGGGATCTTCTCTTGAAGAAGAGGACCTACTTCCTGGGGCTGTTGTCCAGTTGTTTAAAtcagtggtcgaggaaggtcacgcagagattaattccaccagcctaacatgggattggaggaataactATATTGATTATTTAAAGGATGGGAAGTTGCCCACATATCAAAAAGAATCAAGGGCCCTACAAACCAAAGCAGCCTGGTTGTCGCTCGATGAAAATGAGACTCTGTACAGGAGAACTTTCAATGGCTCCCTGGCGGTATGCCTAGGGCCAGATGACACAGATTATGTACTCCGAGAAATTCACGAGGGTACTTGTGGAAACTATTCTGGCACCAACTCCTTAGTCCGGAAGGTGATCAGAGCAGGCTACTAG